The following coding sequences are from one Neodiprion lecontei isolate iyNeoLeco1 chromosome 7, iyNeoLeco1.1, whole genome shotgun sequence window:
- the LOC107219473 gene encoding mucin-1 isoform X4, protein MELKFHIIIFVVLVVAFGIDAKWGGSRGSSSRGSSSRGSSSRGSSSRGSSWFGGSSSRKKETSHPISTSKTNWWSSSKPSTNHNTGSSHTFLTSERGVGSSSGSNTNNSPLRPFGTVPPPRHTGSNTNNSPLRPFGTVPPPPIHRNDFNNRPLTPPPPGFVIPPKHTSVTQKTPIITRPTSRPVVRQPFQNHRNSTPNYGAPAPGFRRNVTSFGGSSYPRQPAYYDPTQTYLQPQTAYPHGNIQPIHNHIYPQQGSVLPPNPAPTYVILPGQQSYSSGRQTGDIFKEALIHAGVNAAVHRLTAPSYYDHYHQNSWSSYGVPPSSQGSYVTSTHIVNNYYDQGSGGAPMNNGGGGSSFPPNYPAQNYPSFSSGSSQPAPPPSVGYPTGNTGSNGNSGSQGTFVSPGNPNSGLPSNGISSPSQNNGQGQSNPTYNWPMAVSDEELWNITEKLFSMDENNAQKYITLNLQNKTTANSTNITDASPQPLFNIQHEAYQIQTVRAIRSLYQAASQVENKTRENSRKEEALLIDLLLNTNVMSATMGFLEKKNLIGRDYYEQKESLKHIWFTPYDGSSSGFKRVFQGEIIGGKILYGIQDWIAFDFAEKSGRANYLSYTEKLELGKAPQTASILKINYEISGIKKNGTSLFIGTSPELELALYTICHYARPNNYCNIALGGTRFMLYTHTFRYFGADLIDLGLPIV, encoded by the exons ATGGAACTGAAATTCcacataataatttttgtcgtGCTCGTTGTAGCTTTCG GCATCGACGCAAAATGGGGTGGATCTCGTGGAAGTTCGTCTCGCGGAAGTTCGTCTCGCGGAAGTTCGTCTCGTGGAAGTTCATCCCGTGGATCTTCGTGGTTTGGTGGAAGTTCGTCTCGTAAGAAGGAAACGTCTCACCCAATTTCAACCTCTAAAACAAACTGGTGGTCTAGTTCGAAGCCATCTACAAACCACAACACAG GATCATCACACACGTTCCTGACCTCAGAACGTGGAGTTGGTTCATCGTCAG GCAGCAACACCAACAACTCACCGTTGAGGCCATTTGGCACTGTCCCACCTCCGAGACATActg GCAGCAACACCAACAACTCACCGTTGAGACCATTTGGCACTGTCCCACCTCCACCAATCCACCGTAATGATTTTA ACAATAGACCTCTGACACCTCCACCCCCTGGATTTGTTATACCTCCTAAGCACACATCGGTGACACAGAAAACCCCAATAATCACGAGACCCACATCTCGCCCAG TCGTCCGTCAACCTTTTCAAAACCATCGCAATTCAACACCAAACTACGGTGCTCCGGCACCTGGTTTCAGAAGAAACGTAACTTCTTTCGGAGGAAGCAGCTATCCCAGGCAGCCAGCGTACTATGATCCAACCCAAACATACTTGCAGCCGCAGACAGCGTACCCGCATGGTAACATACAACCGATCCACAATCACATATATCCTCAGCAGGGATCCGTTCTGCCTCCAAACCCTGCGCCAACCTATGTGATATTACCGGGACAACAGTCTTATAGTTCGGGCAGACAGACGGGAGATATTTTCAAAGAGGCACTGATACATGCCGGCGTCAATGCTGCCGTTCACAGACTAACAGCTCCCAGCTACTACGATCACTACCATCAGAATTCCTGGAGCAGCTACGGTGTTCCTCCTTCTTCTCAAGGCAGCTATGTGACATCCACGCACATAGTCAACAATTACTATGACCAGGGATCTGGGGGTGCCCCGATGAATAATGGAGGCGGTGGTTCCAGTTTCCCACCAAATTACCCTGCGCAGAATTACCCCAGCTTCTCTTCGGGTAGTTCGCAACCTGCGCCTCCACCTAGCGTTGGATACCCAACTGGAAATACTGGAAGTAACGGCAATTCCGGGTCTCAGGGTACGTTTGTTTCACCTGGAAATCCCAACTCCGGGCTGCCGTCAAATGGTATTTCTTCTCCGTCCCAAAATAATGGACAGGGACAATCAAATCCCACCTACAACTGGCCTATGGCAGTTTCTGATGAAGAGTTGTGGAACATTACTGAGAAACTATTCAGcatggatgaaaataatgcCCAAAAATATATCACCCTGAATTTGCAGAACAAGACAACTGCTAACAGCACCAACATCACAGACGCTTCTCCTCAGCC CTTGTTCAACATTCAGCACGAGGCGTACCAGATTCAGACTGTTCGAGCGATTCGCTCTTTGTATCAAGCAGCATCTCAAGTAGAGAACAAGACGCGTGAAAACAGTAGAAAAGAAGAGGCGCTCTTAATTGATTTGTTACTGAACACAAACGTTATGTCTGCGACAATGGGATTTTTGGAGAAGAAGAATCTGATAGGAAGAGATTATTACGAACAAAAAGAATCTCTGAAGCACATATGGTTCACCCCCTACGATGGATCCTCGTCAGGATTCAAACGAGTATTTCAAGGGGAAATCATCGGTGGTAAGATTTTGTACGGCATACAAGACTGGATAGCGTTTGACTTTGCAGAAAAATCCGGCCGTGCCAATTACCTGAGTTACACCGAAAAATTAGAACTAGGAAAG GCTCCTCAAACAGCGTCGATTCTCAAAATCAACTATGAAATCagtggaattaaaaaaaatgggacTTCCCTGTTTATCGGAACTTCCCCGGAATTGGAGCTGGCCCTATACACTATCTGCCACTATGCAAGACCCAACAATTATTGCAATATCGCACTCGGGGGAACGCGTTTCATGCTGTACACTCACACCTTCCGGTACTTCGGAGCTGACTTGATCGACCTTGGCCTTCCTATAGTGTAA
- the LOC107219473 gene encoding mucin-1 isoform X2 has translation MELKFHIIIFVVLVVAFGIDAKWGGSRGSSSRGSSSRGSSSRGSSSRGSSWFGGSSSRKKETSHPISTSKTNWWSSSKPSTNHNTGSSHTFLTSERGVGSSSVHRPSSSGSDPFRGASAPSLSHGSNTNNSPLRPFGTVPPPRHTGSNTNNSPLRPFGTVPPPPIHHNRPLTPPPPGFVIPPKHTSVTQKTPIITRPTSRPVVRQPFQNHRNSTPNYGAPAPGFRRNVTSFGGSSYPRQPAYYDPTQTYLQPQTAYPHGNIQPIHNHIYPQQGSVLPPNPAPTYVILPGQQSYSSGRQTGDIFKEALIHAGVNAAVHRLTAPSYYDHYHQNSWSSYGVPPSSQGSYVTSTHIVNNYYDQGSGGAPMNNGGGGSSFPPNYPAQNYPSFSSGSSQPAPPPSVGYPTGNTGSNGNSGSQGTFVSPGNPNSGLPSNGISSPSQNNGQGQSNPTYNWPMAVSDEELWNITEKLFSMDENNAQKYITLNLQNKTTANSTNITDASPQPLFNIQHEAYQIQTVRAIRSLYQAASQVENKTRENSRKEEALLIDLLLNTNVMSATMGFLEKKNLIGRDYYEQKESLKHIWFTPYDGSSSGFKRVFQGEIIGGKILYGIQDWIAFDFAEKSGRANYLSYTEKLELGKAPQTASILKINYEISGIKKNGTSLFIGTSPELELALYTICHYARPNNYCNIALGGTRFMLYTHTFRYFGADLIDLGLPIV, from the exons ATGGAACTGAAATTCcacataataatttttgtcgtGCTCGTTGTAGCTTTCG GCATCGACGCAAAATGGGGTGGATCTCGTGGAAGTTCGTCTCGCGGAAGTTCGTCTCGCGGAAGTTCGTCTCGTGGAAGTTCATCCCGTGGATCTTCGTGGTTTGGTGGAAGTTCGTCTCGTAAGAAGGAAACGTCTCACCCAATTTCAACCTCTAAAACAAACTGGTGGTCTAGTTCGAAGCCATCTACAAACCACAACACAG GATCATCACACACGTTCCTGACCTCAGAACGTGGAGTTGGTTCATCGTCAG TTCACCGCCCATCAAGCTCGGGATCGGATCCATTTCGAGGTGCCAGTGCTCCGTCATTAAGTCACG GCAGCAACACCAACAACTCACCGTTGAGGCCATTTGGCACTGTCCCACCTCCGAGACATActg GCAGCAACACCAACAACTCACCGTTGAGACCATTTGGCACTGTCCCACCTCCACCAATCCACC ACAATAGACCTCTGACACCTCCACCCCCTGGATTTGTTATACCTCCTAAGCACACATCGGTGACACAGAAAACCCCAATAATCACGAGACCCACATCTCGCCCAG TCGTCCGTCAACCTTTTCAAAACCATCGCAATTCAACACCAAACTACGGTGCTCCGGCACCTGGTTTCAGAAGAAACGTAACTTCTTTCGGAGGAAGCAGCTATCCCAGGCAGCCAGCGTACTATGATCCAACCCAAACATACTTGCAGCCGCAGACAGCGTACCCGCATGGTAACATACAACCGATCCACAATCACATATATCCTCAGCAGGGATCCGTTCTGCCTCCAAACCCTGCGCCAACCTATGTGATATTACCGGGACAACAGTCTTATAGTTCGGGCAGACAGACGGGAGATATTTTCAAAGAGGCACTGATACATGCCGGCGTCAATGCTGCCGTTCACAGACTAACAGCTCCCAGCTACTACGATCACTACCATCAGAATTCCTGGAGCAGCTACGGTGTTCCTCCTTCTTCTCAAGGCAGCTATGTGACATCCACGCACATAGTCAACAATTACTATGACCAGGGATCTGGGGGTGCCCCGATGAATAATGGAGGCGGTGGTTCCAGTTTCCCACCAAATTACCCTGCGCAGAATTACCCCAGCTTCTCTTCGGGTAGTTCGCAACCTGCGCCTCCACCTAGCGTTGGATACCCAACTGGAAATACTGGAAGTAACGGCAATTCCGGGTCTCAGGGTACGTTTGTTTCACCTGGAAATCCCAACTCCGGGCTGCCGTCAAATGGTATTTCTTCTCCGTCCCAAAATAATGGACAGGGACAATCAAATCCCACCTACAACTGGCCTATGGCAGTTTCTGATGAAGAGTTGTGGAACATTACTGAGAAACTATTCAGcatggatgaaaataatgcCCAAAAATATATCACCCTGAATTTGCAGAACAAGACAACTGCTAACAGCACCAACATCACAGACGCTTCTCCTCAGCC CTTGTTCAACATTCAGCACGAGGCGTACCAGATTCAGACTGTTCGAGCGATTCGCTCTTTGTATCAAGCAGCATCTCAAGTAGAGAACAAGACGCGTGAAAACAGTAGAAAAGAAGAGGCGCTCTTAATTGATTTGTTACTGAACACAAACGTTATGTCTGCGACAATGGGATTTTTGGAGAAGAAGAATCTGATAGGAAGAGATTATTACGAACAAAAAGAATCTCTGAAGCACATATGGTTCACCCCCTACGATGGATCCTCGTCAGGATTCAAACGAGTATTTCAAGGGGAAATCATCGGTGGTAAGATTTTGTACGGCATACAAGACTGGATAGCGTTTGACTTTGCAGAAAAATCCGGCCGTGCCAATTACCTGAGTTACACCGAAAAATTAGAACTAGGAAAG GCTCCTCAAACAGCGTCGATTCTCAAAATCAACTATGAAATCagtggaattaaaaaaaatgggacTTCCCTGTTTATCGGAACTTCCCCGGAATTGGAGCTGGCCCTATACACTATCTGCCACTATGCAAGACCCAACAATTATTGCAATATCGCACTCGGGGGAACGCGTTTCATGCTGTACACTCACACCTTCCGGTACTTCGGAGCTGACTTGATCGACCTTGGCCTTCCTATAGTGTAA
- the LOC107219473 gene encoding mucin-1 isoform X5 — MELKFHIIIFVVLVVAFGIDAKWGGSRGSSSRGSSSRGSSSRGSSSRGSSWFGGSSSRKKETSHPISTSKTNWWSSSKPSTNHNTGSSHTFLTSERGVGSSSVHRPSSSGSDPFRGASAPSLSHGSNTNNSPLRPFGTVPPPRHTDNRPLTPPPPGFVIPPKHTSVTQKTPIITRPTSRPVVRQPFQNHRNSTPNYGAPAPGFRRNVTSFGGSSYPRQPAYYDPTQTYLQPQTAYPHGNIQPIHNHIYPQQGSVLPPNPAPTYVILPGQQSYSSGRQTGDIFKEALIHAGVNAAVHRLTAPSYYDHYHQNSWSSYGVPPSSQGSYVTSTHIVNNYYDQGSGGAPMNNGGGGSSFPPNYPAQNYPSFSSGSSQPAPPPSVGYPTGNTGSNGNSGSQGTFVSPGNPNSGLPSNGISSPSQNNGQGQSNPTYNWPMAVSDEELWNITEKLFSMDENNAQKYITLNLQNKTTANSTNITDASPQPLFNIQHEAYQIQTVRAIRSLYQAASQVENKTRENSRKEEALLIDLLLNTNVMSATMGFLEKKNLIGRDYYEQKESLKHIWFTPYDGSSSGFKRVFQGEIIGGKILYGIQDWIAFDFAEKSGRANYLSYTEKLELGKAPQTASILKINYEISGIKKNGTSLFIGTSPELELALYTICHYARPNNYCNIALGGTRFMLYTHTFRYFGADLIDLGLPIV; from the exons ATGGAACTGAAATTCcacataataatttttgtcgtGCTCGTTGTAGCTTTCG GCATCGACGCAAAATGGGGTGGATCTCGTGGAAGTTCGTCTCGCGGAAGTTCGTCTCGCGGAAGTTCGTCTCGTGGAAGTTCATCCCGTGGATCTTCGTGGTTTGGTGGAAGTTCGTCTCGTAAGAAGGAAACGTCTCACCCAATTTCAACCTCTAAAACAAACTGGTGGTCTAGTTCGAAGCCATCTACAAACCACAACACAG GATCATCACACACGTTCCTGACCTCAGAACGTGGAGTTGGTTCATCGTCAG TTCACCGCCCATCAAGCTCGGGATCGGATCCATTTCGAGGTGCCAGTGCTCCGTCATTAAGTCACG GCAGCAACACCAACAACTCACCGTTGAGGCCATTTGGCACTGTCCCACCTCCGAGACATActg ACAATAGACCTCTGACACCTCCACCCCCTGGATTTGTTATACCTCCTAAGCACACATCGGTGACACAGAAAACCCCAATAATCACGAGACCCACATCTCGCCCAG TCGTCCGTCAACCTTTTCAAAACCATCGCAATTCAACACCAAACTACGGTGCTCCGGCACCTGGTTTCAGAAGAAACGTAACTTCTTTCGGAGGAAGCAGCTATCCCAGGCAGCCAGCGTACTATGATCCAACCCAAACATACTTGCAGCCGCAGACAGCGTACCCGCATGGTAACATACAACCGATCCACAATCACATATATCCTCAGCAGGGATCCGTTCTGCCTCCAAACCCTGCGCCAACCTATGTGATATTACCGGGACAACAGTCTTATAGTTCGGGCAGACAGACGGGAGATATTTTCAAAGAGGCACTGATACATGCCGGCGTCAATGCTGCCGTTCACAGACTAACAGCTCCCAGCTACTACGATCACTACCATCAGAATTCCTGGAGCAGCTACGGTGTTCCTCCTTCTTCTCAAGGCAGCTATGTGACATCCACGCACATAGTCAACAATTACTATGACCAGGGATCTGGGGGTGCCCCGATGAATAATGGAGGCGGTGGTTCCAGTTTCCCACCAAATTACCCTGCGCAGAATTACCCCAGCTTCTCTTCGGGTAGTTCGCAACCTGCGCCTCCACCTAGCGTTGGATACCCAACTGGAAATACTGGAAGTAACGGCAATTCCGGGTCTCAGGGTACGTTTGTTTCACCTGGAAATCCCAACTCCGGGCTGCCGTCAAATGGTATTTCTTCTCCGTCCCAAAATAATGGACAGGGACAATCAAATCCCACCTACAACTGGCCTATGGCAGTTTCTGATGAAGAGTTGTGGAACATTACTGAGAAACTATTCAGcatggatgaaaataatgcCCAAAAATATATCACCCTGAATTTGCAGAACAAGACAACTGCTAACAGCACCAACATCACAGACGCTTCTCCTCAGCC CTTGTTCAACATTCAGCACGAGGCGTACCAGATTCAGACTGTTCGAGCGATTCGCTCTTTGTATCAAGCAGCATCTCAAGTAGAGAACAAGACGCGTGAAAACAGTAGAAAAGAAGAGGCGCTCTTAATTGATTTGTTACTGAACACAAACGTTATGTCTGCGACAATGGGATTTTTGGAGAAGAAGAATCTGATAGGAAGAGATTATTACGAACAAAAAGAATCTCTGAAGCACATATGGTTCACCCCCTACGATGGATCCTCGTCAGGATTCAAACGAGTATTTCAAGGGGAAATCATCGGTGGTAAGATTTTGTACGGCATACAAGACTGGATAGCGTTTGACTTTGCAGAAAAATCCGGCCGTGCCAATTACCTGAGTTACACCGAAAAATTAGAACTAGGAAAG GCTCCTCAAACAGCGTCGATTCTCAAAATCAACTATGAAATCagtggaattaaaaaaaatgggacTTCCCTGTTTATCGGAACTTCCCCGGAATTGGAGCTGGCCCTATACACTATCTGCCACTATGCAAGACCCAACAATTATTGCAATATCGCACTCGGGGGAACGCGTTTCATGCTGTACACTCACACCTTCCGGTACTTCGGAGCTGACTTGATCGACCTTGGCCTTCCTATAGTGTAA
- the LOC107219473 gene encoding endoribonuclease CG2145 isoform X9, giving the protein MELKFHIIIFVVLVVAFGIDAKWGGSRGSSSRGSSSRGSSSRGSSSRGSSWFGGSSSRKKETSHPISTSKTNWWSSSKPSTNHNTGSSHTFLTSERGVGSSSDNRPLTPPPPGFVIPPKHTSVTQKTPIITRPTSRPVVRQPFQNHRNSTPNYGAPAPGFRRNVTSFGGSSYPRQPAYYDPTQTYLQPQTAYPHGNIQPIHNHIYPQQGSVLPPNPAPTYVILPGQQSYSSGRQTGDIFKEALIHAGVNAAVHRLTAPSYYDHYHQNSWSSYGVPPSSQGSYVTSTHIVNNYYDQGSGGAPMNNGGGGSSFPPNYPAQNYPSFSSGSSQPAPPPSVGYPTGNTGSNGNSGSQGTFVSPGNPNSGLPSNGISSPSQNNGQGQSNPTYNWPMAVSDEELWNITEKLFSMDENNAQKYITLNLQNKTTANSTNITDASPQPLFNIQHEAYQIQTVRAIRSLYQAASQVENKTRENSRKEEALLIDLLLNTNVMSATMGFLEKKNLIGRDYYEQKESLKHIWFTPYDGSSSGFKRVFQGEIIGGKILYGIQDWIAFDFAEKSGRANYLSYTEKLELGKAPQTASILKINYEISGIKKNGTSLFIGTSPELELALYTICHYARPNNYCNIALGGTRFMLYTHTFRYFGADLIDLGLPIV; this is encoded by the exons ATGGAACTGAAATTCcacataataatttttgtcgtGCTCGTTGTAGCTTTCG GCATCGACGCAAAATGGGGTGGATCTCGTGGAAGTTCGTCTCGCGGAAGTTCGTCTCGCGGAAGTTCGTCTCGTGGAAGTTCATCCCGTGGATCTTCGTGGTTTGGTGGAAGTTCGTCTCGTAAGAAGGAAACGTCTCACCCAATTTCAACCTCTAAAACAAACTGGTGGTCTAGTTCGAAGCCATCTACAAACCACAACACAG GATCATCACACACGTTCCTGACCTCAGAACGTGGAGTTGGTTCATCGTCAG ACAATAGACCTCTGACACCTCCACCCCCTGGATTTGTTATACCTCCTAAGCACACATCGGTGACACAGAAAACCCCAATAATCACGAGACCCACATCTCGCCCAG TCGTCCGTCAACCTTTTCAAAACCATCGCAATTCAACACCAAACTACGGTGCTCCGGCACCTGGTTTCAGAAGAAACGTAACTTCTTTCGGAGGAAGCAGCTATCCCAGGCAGCCAGCGTACTATGATCCAACCCAAACATACTTGCAGCCGCAGACAGCGTACCCGCATGGTAACATACAACCGATCCACAATCACATATATCCTCAGCAGGGATCCGTTCTGCCTCCAAACCCTGCGCCAACCTATGTGATATTACCGGGACAACAGTCTTATAGTTCGGGCAGACAGACGGGAGATATTTTCAAAGAGGCACTGATACATGCCGGCGTCAATGCTGCCGTTCACAGACTAACAGCTCCCAGCTACTACGATCACTACCATCAGAATTCCTGGAGCAGCTACGGTGTTCCTCCTTCTTCTCAAGGCAGCTATGTGACATCCACGCACATAGTCAACAATTACTATGACCAGGGATCTGGGGGTGCCCCGATGAATAATGGAGGCGGTGGTTCCAGTTTCCCACCAAATTACCCTGCGCAGAATTACCCCAGCTTCTCTTCGGGTAGTTCGCAACCTGCGCCTCCACCTAGCGTTGGATACCCAACTGGAAATACTGGAAGTAACGGCAATTCCGGGTCTCAGGGTACGTTTGTTTCACCTGGAAATCCCAACTCCGGGCTGCCGTCAAATGGTATTTCTTCTCCGTCCCAAAATAATGGACAGGGACAATCAAATCCCACCTACAACTGGCCTATGGCAGTTTCTGATGAAGAGTTGTGGAACATTACTGAGAAACTATTCAGcatggatgaaaataatgcCCAAAAATATATCACCCTGAATTTGCAGAACAAGACAACTGCTAACAGCACCAACATCACAGACGCTTCTCCTCAGCC CTTGTTCAACATTCAGCACGAGGCGTACCAGATTCAGACTGTTCGAGCGATTCGCTCTTTGTATCAAGCAGCATCTCAAGTAGAGAACAAGACGCGTGAAAACAGTAGAAAAGAAGAGGCGCTCTTAATTGATTTGTTACTGAACACAAACGTTATGTCTGCGACAATGGGATTTTTGGAGAAGAAGAATCTGATAGGAAGAGATTATTACGAACAAAAAGAATCTCTGAAGCACATATGGTTCACCCCCTACGATGGATCCTCGTCAGGATTCAAACGAGTATTTCAAGGGGAAATCATCGGTGGTAAGATTTTGTACGGCATACAAGACTGGATAGCGTTTGACTTTGCAGAAAAATCCGGCCGTGCCAATTACCTGAGTTACACCGAAAAATTAGAACTAGGAAAG GCTCCTCAAACAGCGTCGATTCTCAAAATCAACTATGAAATCagtggaattaaaaaaaatgggacTTCCCTGTTTATCGGAACTTCCCCGGAATTGGAGCTGGCCCTATACACTATCTGCCACTATGCAAGACCCAACAATTATTGCAATATCGCACTCGGGGGAACGCGTTTCATGCTGTACACTCACACCTTCCGGTACTTCGGAGCTGACTTGATCGACCTTGGCCTTCCTATAGTGTAA
- the LOC107219473 gene encoding uncharacterized protein LOC107219473 isoform X6, with translation MELKFHIIIFVVLVVAFGIDAKWGGSRGSSSRGSSSRGSSSRGSSSRGSSWFGGSSSRKKETSHPISTSKTNWWSSSKPSTNHNTGSSHTFLTSERGVGSSSVHRPSSSGSDPFRGASAPSLSHGSNTNNSPLRPFGTVPPPPIHHNRPLTPPPPGFVIPPKHTSVTQKTPIITRPTSRPVVRQPFQNHRNSTPNYGAPAPGFRRNVTSFGGSSYPRQPAYYDPTQTYLQPQTAYPHGNIQPIHNHIYPQQGSVLPPNPAPTYVILPGQQSYSSGRQTGDIFKEALIHAGVNAAVHRLTAPSYYDHYHQNSWSSYGVPPSSQGSYVTSTHIVNNYYDQGSGGAPMNNGGGGSSFPPNYPAQNYPSFSSGSSQPAPPPSVGYPTGNTGSNGNSGSQGTFVSPGNPNSGLPSNGISSPSQNNGQGQSNPTYNWPMAVSDEELWNITEKLFSMDENNAQKYITLNLQNKTTANSTNITDASPQPLFNIQHEAYQIQTVRAIRSLYQAASQVENKTRENSRKEEALLIDLLLNTNVMSATMGFLEKKNLIGRDYYEQKESLKHIWFTPYDGSSSGFKRVFQGEIIGGKILYGIQDWIAFDFAEKSGRANYLSYTEKLELGKAPQTASILKINYEISGIKKNGTSLFIGTSPELELALYTICHYARPNNYCNIALGGTRFMLYTHTFRYFGADLIDLGLPIV, from the exons ATGGAACTGAAATTCcacataataatttttgtcgtGCTCGTTGTAGCTTTCG GCATCGACGCAAAATGGGGTGGATCTCGTGGAAGTTCGTCTCGCGGAAGTTCGTCTCGCGGAAGTTCGTCTCGTGGAAGTTCATCCCGTGGATCTTCGTGGTTTGGTGGAAGTTCGTCTCGTAAGAAGGAAACGTCTCACCCAATTTCAACCTCTAAAACAAACTGGTGGTCTAGTTCGAAGCCATCTACAAACCACAACACAG GATCATCACACACGTTCCTGACCTCAGAACGTGGAGTTGGTTCATCGTCAG TTCACCGCCCATCAAGCTCGGGATCGGATCCATTTCGAGGTGCCAGTGCTCCGTCATTAAGTCACG GCAGCAACACCAACAACTCACCGTTGAGACCATTTGGCACTGTCCCACCTCCACCAATCCACC ACAATAGACCTCTGACACCTCCACCCCCTGGATTTGTTATACCTCCTAAGCACACATCGGTGACACAGAAAACCCCAATAATCACGAGACCCACATCTCGCCCAG TCGTCCGTCAACCTTTTCAAAACCATCGCAATTCAACACCAAACTACGGTGCTCCGGCACCTGGTTTCAGAAGAAACGTAACTTCTTTCGGAGGAAGCAGCTATCCCAGGCAGCCAGCGTACTATGATCCAACCCAAACATACTTGCAGCCGCAGACAGCGTACCCGCATGGTAACATACAACCGATCCACAATCACATATATCCTCAGCAGGGATCCGTTCTGCCTCCAAACCCTGCGCCAACCTATGTGATATTACCGGGACAACAGTCTTATAGTTCGGGCAGACAGACGGGAGATATTTTCAAAGAGGCACTGATACATGCCGGCGTCAATGCTGCCGTTCACAGACTAACAGCTCCCAGCTACTACGATCACTACCATCAGAATTCCTGGAGCAGCTACGGTGTTCCTCCTTCTTCTCAAGGCAGCTATGTGACATCCACGCACATAGTCAACAATTACTATGACCAGGGATCTGGGGGTGCCCCGATGAATAATGGAGGCGGTGGTTCCAGTTTCCCACCAAATTACCCTGCGCAGAATTACCCCAGCTTCTCTTCGGGTAGTTCGCAACCTGCGCCTCCACCTAGCGTTGGATACCCAACTGGAAATACTGGAAGTAACGGCAATTCCGGGTCTCAGGGTACGTTTGTTTCACCTGGAAATCCCAACTCCGGGCTGCCGTCAAATGGTATTTCTTCTCCGTCCCAAAATAATGGACAGGGACAATCAAATCCCACCTACAACTGGCCTATGGCAGTTTCTGATGAAGAGTTGTGGAACATTACTGAGAAACTATTCAGcatggatgaaaataatgcCCAAAAATATATCACCCTGAATTTGCAGAACAAGACAACTGCTAACAGCACCAACATCACAGACGCTTCTCCTCAGCC CTTGTTCAACATTCAGCACGAGGCGTACCAGATTCAGACTGTTCGAGCGATTCGCTCTTTGTATCAAGCAGCATCTCAAGTAGAGAACAAGACGCGTGAAAACAGTAGAAAAGAAGAGGCGCTCTTAATTGATTTGTTACTGAACACAAACGTTATGTCTGCGACAATGGGATTTTTGGAGAAGAAGAATCTGATAGGAAGAGATTATTACGAACAAAAAGAATCTCTGAAGCACATATGGTTCACCCCCTACGATGGATCCTCGTCAGGATTCAAACGAGTATTTCAAGGGGAAATCATCGGTGGTAAGATTTTGTACGGCATACAAGACTGGATAGCGTTTGACTTTGCAGAAAAATCCGGCCGTGCCAATTACCTGAGTTACACCGAAAAATTAGAACTAGGAAAG GCTCCTCAAACAGCGTCGATTCTCAAAATCAACTATGAAATCagtggaattaaaaaaaatgggacTTCCCTGTTTATCGGAACTTCCCCGGAATTGGAGCTGGCCCTATACACTATCTGCCACTATGCAAGACCCAACAATTATTGCAATATCGCACTCGGGGGAACGCGTTTCATGCTGTACACTCACACCTTCCGGTACTTCGGAGCTGACTTGATCGACCTTGGCCTTCCTATAGTGTAA